The nucleotide window TTGTTGGGTTTTTGTAAATTGAAGGGTTTTGTTTGTtgtagaaacttgaagaaacaGCAGATGGGTAGCCCCAATTCTGCAATAACAACATGTTCCTAAGAGGAGAAGTTTCCCCTTTTTAGATGTGTCCTGTGCTAAACTTTGCTCCAACCAAATGAACTACACAATAGTGATGGAGCTTGTGTGAATTTACTTAATTTTGGTTTTTGTTTTCCCCTTATtgattcttttatttctttttgtactTTTCTCAAGGGTATAATGGGTTATGTTGGGAGATTTGTCTAATGGCTAGGATTTTTCAGAGGAAGATGTCATTCGTTTgatgagaaataaaaaggaatatCGAAAATTTGAATGACCCAAGCTAAAGCAATTATTGTTTTGTAAGACAAAGTTGCTCGTTATCTATATTAGTGGGAGGTAGGAGATATATTAAGAAATTAGTGAAGTTAGGAGGAGGCTCCTCTCCAGTGCTAGTGCTACCCTATACAATTGACACGTGTTTAAATGGATCAGATTAATTTTCTTGACTAAATACTATTAACCATGGTCATTACtaattttctttctctctcatctctcCTCTCTTTCCTTTTTAAGCTTAATTCTGCAAGAACTTGTTCTCAATCAGCAAAGAATTTGCTTTGTTAGCAAAAAGATGAAGAATACTAATAACAAAATCGTTTTTTCTTCCCATTATTTTCACACCATAATAAAATAAGACAACATTCAAAGGATGTATTTGggttataaaattttaaaagtccaACCAAATGAGACTACTTTGAAGCTTGGTTTGATTTCAATGGTGATCGACAAAATTCCGCCGTCTTTTTgtaatatcatttttttcaattggaGTTTCTACAAGGGCCAACTAAAGGACCTGGAGAGGGCATGGAAAATGGGTGGAAAAATGTGTTGtcatatatcttttttttttttgtgaaattctCCATTGGATTTTTTGGGTTTCTTCTTGTCTTGTGGTATTTATAACTGTAATCTTTAATTGAGGCTACTACTCCATTTCAATCTTTCTCTTTTCAGACTCCCTATTTGTTCATATGTAAATGACAAATCAAATTTAACATTATTgatgtaattttaattttcagttGTTTGATTTACACGAATGACGTTTGATTGCTCTGTTTTTCAGAGAGTTTTTGAAGGGAATGAAGTGTTTATGATTGAGAAAGGAATGAAGGAGAGAGAATTAGTAATAACCATAGTTAATGGTATTTGGTCAAGAAATTAATCTGGTccattaaaaaatcaaattgactcGTGTCAATTATATAGGATAGCACTGTGGAAAACTAGAGGGATCGGAGAGGAGCCTCGTCCGTGAAGTTATTAGTTTGGACACCGAAGCAGAGGCGTATCTAGGATCTCAAGAACATGGGGGcaccattatcttcaaaataggcaattaattcaattatataaattttacggTGAGAACAAGTTGACGAGCAAGTAGGTAGTAGCAAtctttatatagtaatatattagCAAAAAACATCATTCACTTACAATTGTCCTCGAcgagttttcatattttgaaaacggTCAATAATGGCATCATTacttacatttttaaatatacTACGCTCTATATAGCAAACTAAACAACCATTCAAAAGATCTTCATCCATCCTATTACgcaaatcattctttatgtaTTTCATTGATGAGAATGCTCTTTCCACGCTTGCGGTAGCAACAGGAATAATCAAAGTTAActtcacaagtagatacacaagtGACCAAGTTTGATCTAGTTTTGTCTCTATCATCACTTTTGCAAGATCCTTGATTCCCTTCAAGTTGAGAAACTTGCTATCACACTTTTGAGCATAGACAATAAAATCATCAAGTTGAAAATTGAGTTCCCGAAGCTCTTTATCACCAAACTCACTTGGGTAGTACTCGGCTAGTTTCATTATCCTATCCTTgtgaaaattagcaaatgaatcAACCGGACTCAAACTAGCCATACCGAGAAGCAAGTCACTAGTCACCACATCAAAAcgattattgagttcttgaagtgCCAAATCAATGACGGCATAAAATACTTCCACACGAAAGTGATGCAAATATGAAATATTGGACCTCTTACGCTTCGACTTCCCATTAGAGTAGTCTTCATTCATTTTGGGAATTGAAATTCCATGTTTACCACAAAATAAGCTAACCTCATCCATCATAGAGTCCCATTCATCCTCTCTCATCATTTGCAATCGTTTCTTTGAAAGGTCAAGCAATCCCATAGCATTAACGATATCTTGATCTTTCTTTTGTAAAACTTTATTCAACTCATTCGTCAATAGCAACACCTTAAACATCAAGTGCAACATAAagacaaattcaaattcatgaatcTTGCTCAAAAGATTTTCCGCCGCAAATCTATCAAGATGATATGGACAATCACGTTTCATATCCTTAAGCACATtaacaattgaagaaaaaagaatcagGAAATTGTCCAAGGTTTTAAAATGAGACCCCCAACGAGTATCACCCGGTCGTTGGAGGCCACGTTCTTGATTCAAACCTTGCCCTGTATGAACTTCTCCAAATTTAAGCAACTCTTCCAACTTATCTTCTTGATGTTGTCGAAGTGAATCTCTGCGTTTAAATGAAGCTCCAATAGTATTCAAAATATTAGtgagaacataaaaaaaattatccacaTCCGAATTCTTTTTGGAAAGACCTACAAGTGCCAATTGCAATTGGTGAGCAAAACAGTGAATAGAATATGCAGATGACGTATCTTGTAAAATCAAAGACTTGAGACCATTTATTTCCCCTTGCATATTACTAGCCCCATCATAACCTTGACCACGTATTTTGGATGTACATAATGAGTGATCCAAAAGCAAAGAATAAATTGCCTTTTTTAATGATTGAGAAGATGTATCATTTACGTGGACAATACCCAAGAATCGCTCTATCACCATTCCACTTTTGTTGACATATCTCAAAATTAGAGCCATTTGCTCCTTATGAGAAACATCCTTTGATTCATCAACTAATATTCCAAAATAATCACCGTCCAAGTCTTCAATGATAGCCTTAGTTGTTTCTTTAGCACAAGCCTCcacaatatctttttgaattgtcggacaaatcatcatatcattttGTGGAGCATTACCTAATATTACTCTTCCCACATCAAAACTTCTATCCCCATACcatttcaaaagttcaagaaaagcaCCCTTATATTCGGAACCTTCACTTTCATCATGTCCACGAAATGGAAATTCCGATGTTAAGAGAAATCTTGCTACATCAATTGAGGCATTTAAACGCATCCGATAATCACTTCTTGCCTTTTCACTTTGCTTGTCAAAAGAAGATTGGATCGATTGCCGTTGGTTTTTCAAATCTTGCATCCTATTGAAACATTTATGATGGATACTATTTACCTTACCAACATGTTTTTTGAATCTTTCTAAAGCTTTGTTCCAACACCTAAAACCATCTCTTGTAAATGAATCTCTGGCATTTCCACGACTTTCAAGTTCATTCTTGAACAAAtaacaacacaaacaaaatgCCGCATCTGCTTTAATGCTATATTCCAACCATTGAGATCTTCTCTTAAACCAAGTTGGTCGAAATTGACGCATTTTATCTACAAACTTAGTTTTAGGGAAGATATGATCAACAGGTTGACATGGCTTTTTTTGAATGTAATACCTCCTTACCGCATCTCGAATATTAGGACCATAAGATGAAATAGGCATTCGATCTTTGGGATCTGCTTCAAGAGAGTTAAAATCAAGCATACTATCCATATTTGAAAGTGGAAAAGAATTTGTATGTCTTTGAACTTTCGGAGCAActtgtgaactcacaaatggttGATTAGAGCTAGAACTTGGTTGGCCATCTTTTGGCTTTGGTAATTTGATGAGAAACTTATCCATTTATGATTTGATGAATTGATTGTAAGAATTATTTTacctacaaaattaaatattcacaCTTCTATTCAAtcttataaaaacaaaataatttttaaaaaatataagcgCAAATAACAAGTTTACTAATGAAGGAATCACAATTATTAGATAACTATTTAGTAATCAAGAAattcttataaatttaaatattcaagcAATCAAATAATGGAACCACttcataaatcaagaaaaacatataaaacaaatgaagtacattaataaataattttttttttagataacaTATCTTGTTACTTGTTCTCAAATCTCACTTCTCCTTCACCATGAACAACAAAGTGGAAATGTGGAATGAAGccaaaagaagaacaatatGATGTCTTTACTCCTTTTTACCTTTTAGTTTAGGGCtttgaaaagtcaaaagaaaaagttaaaaaaaataaataagaaaaacgtctaaataaagaaggaaaggagaaaaagaaagtaaaaaatataatttgacttTATTGACACTTCTAGCTTAAGGTCTAAACATAGCTAATGCAACCTAAAAATATGGGTATTTGaacctctttttatttataaattattaaaaagatctatgaaaagtGACACATtttgttatattaattaaaaattaaaaatgttaatGTTGATAGAAAAATTTGAACCACAAATCTATAAGTTATGCACCCCCTATTTGTACTTACTTATCAATATACTAGAGTATTCTTTTTAACTTTGGGTTCaccaatacaaatttaaaaagataattagAAAAACAGTAGTATTATATAGGGGTTAGGAAGGGGAGGATGGGTGCATGTGAACCCCCTCCCCTTCATATACATACGCCTCTGCACCgaagttaagaaaatataactaaagagagattggaaaaataaaataaaattttgtagtattaaatttatttcttcaataTTCTCTTTACGAATCATTAATCCAAATTCATATGAAAGGTCTCATTTAAGAAAACACTATTGAATCTATGGCTTTGAGAAGTTGAGAGACTAAAAAAAGCCCAAATCTATCGACCTTAGTAAGAGTCGTACCTTGGTAGGTGAAGAGGCTGATTCCAGTGAGGAATTGATATTATCTTAGTTGGACAAGAGATTTTGACAACTGTATTAGAAATCACAAAAAGTATATTAGATATTATTCGGCTAGAAAGAAAAATGCTTGTAATAATAAAAGACCGTATTTTCTATCGAAGATAATTCTATTGTTAAAATTGGAACATTAAAATTAAGTAaacaatagaagaagaaaacaaacatGAGAAATTTTTGGATCACAATAATAAATGTAACCAAAATTTGCATCTAAGatcttcaaaacaaaaaaaaagtccaACACTTTCCCATCtttgaaaagaggaaaaaaaagaaagcttTTTTCCCTCATTTTCTTTGCAGTTACACCATGAAAGCTTCTGAAATTCCTTCTTCATCTCAACACCTTCTTGAAAATGAAGATCAACCCACtaccctcacccctacccccacccccaccaaaAACTCCAAGAAATTAGCTCTTATACCACTtattttcatcatcttttttGAGGTATCTGGTGGCCCTTATGGTGCAGAAGCAGCAATTGGGGCAGCTGGACCTCTTCTTGCAATTCTTGGATTTCTGATTTTCCCATTTATTTGGAGTGTCCCTGAAGCTCTTGTAACTGCTGAACTTGCTACTACTTTCCCAGGTAATGGGGGTTTTGTTATTTGGGCTGATAAAGCTTTTGGACCCTTTTGGGGTTCTTTAATGGGTTCTTGGAAATTACTTAGTGCTGTTTGTAACTTAGCTTCTTACCCTGTTCTTTGTTTAGATTACATTAAATTGATTTACCCAATTCTTGATTCTGGTTTACCCAGGTATATTGCTATTTTCTTCATATCTATGTTCTTATCTTTCTTGAATTACTTAGGTTTGTCTATAGTTGGTTACACTGCTGTTGTTCTTGGTGTGCTTTCCCTTTGCCCCTTTTGGTTAATTACATTGTTTTCAATTCCAAAGATTGATCCTAGTAGATGGTTGAGTTTAGGCCAAAAGGGTGTTAAAAAAGATTGGAACTTGTTCTTTAATACCCTTTTTTGGAACTTGAATTTTTGGGATAATGCTAGTACTTTAGCTGGTGAAGTTGAACAACCTCAAAAGACATTTCCTAAGGCACTTTTTTCAGCTGGGATTgttacatgtattagttatgtgtTACCACTTTTGGGTACTAGTGGTGCTGTCCCTTTGGAACAAGGTGAGTGGATTGATGGTTATTTTGCTAATTTGGCTTCTATGATTGCTGGAAATTGGTTGAAGTATTGGATGGAACTTGGGATTGTTCTGTCTGTGATTGGTTTGTATGAGGCTCAGTTGAGTAGTTGTGCTTACCAGATTCTTGGAATGGCTGAGATGGGGTTGTTGCCTCGGGTTTTCGGTGTAAGATCAGAATGGTTCAATACACCTTGGGTTGGGATTCTTGTACCAACACTAGTAGCATTGGttgtgtcctacatgacattCACGGAC belongs to Solanum stenotomum isolate F172 chromosome 1, ASM1918654v1, whole genome shotgun sequence and includes:
- the LOC125860219 gene encoding uncharacterized protein LOC125860219; the protein is MDKFLIKLPKPKDGQPSSSSNQPFVSSQVAPKVQRHTNSFPLSNMDSMLDFNSLEADPKDRMPISSYGPNIRDAVRRYYIQKKPCQPVDHIFPKTKFVDKMRQFRPTWFKRRSQWLEYSIKADAAFCLCCYLFKNELESRGNARDSFTRDGFRCWNKALERFKKHVGKVNSIHHKCFNRMQDLKNQRQSIQSSFDKQSEKARSDYRMRLNASIDVARFLLTSEFPFRGHDESEGSEYKGAFLELLKWYGDRSFDVGRVILGNAPQNDMMICPTIQKDIVEACAKETTKAIIEDLDGDYFGILVDESKDVSHKEQMALILRYVNKSGMVIERFLGIVHVNDTSSQSLKKAIYSLLLDHSLCTSKIRGQGYDGASNMQGEINGLKSLILQDTSSAYSIHCFAHQLQLALVGLSKKNSDVDNFFYVLTNILNTIGASFKRRDSLRQHQEDKLEELLKFGEVHTGQGLNQERGLQRPGDTRWGSHFKTLDNFLILFSSIVNVLKDMKRDCPYHLDRFAAENLLSKIHEFEFVFMLHLMFKVLLLTNELNKVLQKKDQDIVNAMGLLDLSKKRLQMMREDEWDSMMDEVSLFCGKHGISIPKMNEDYSNGKSKRKRSNISYLHHFRVEVFYAVIDLALQELNNRFDVVTSDLLLGMASLSPVDSFANFHKDRIMKLAEYYPSEFGDKELRELNFQLDDFIVYAQKCDSKFLNLKGIKDLAKVMIETKLDQTWSLVYLLVKLTLIIPVATASVERAFSSMKYIKNDLRNRMDEDLLNGCLVCYIERSIFKNVSNDAIIDRFQNMKTRRGQL
- the LOC125847197 gene encoding probable polyamine transporter At3g13620, with the translated sequence MKASEIPSSSQHLLENEDQPTTLTPTPTPTKNSKKLALIPLIFIIFFEVSGGPYGAEAAIGAAGPLLAILGFLIFPFIWSVPEALVTAELATTFPGNGGFVIWADKAFGPFWGSLMGSWKLLSAVCNLASYPVLCLDYIKLIYPILDSGLPRYIAIFFISMFLSFLNYLGLSIVGYTAVVLGVLSLCPFWLITLFSIPKIDPSRWLSLGQKGVKKDWNLFFNTLFWNLNFWDNASTLAGEVEQPQKTFPKALFSAGIVTCISYVLPLLGTSGAVPLEQGEWIDGYFANLASMIAGNWLKYWMELGIVLSVIGLYEAQLSSCAYQILGMAEMGLLPRVFGVRSEWFNTPWVGILVPTLVALVVSYMTFTDIVSSVNFLYSLGMLLEFASFLWLRRKMPKAKRPYRVPLSMPGLLLMCFIPSCFLVYVMFVAHSTVYIVSALLTAFAIAWYFFMEFCKTKMWFDFETVDQHKVDDEIF